The Arsenicicoccus dermatophilus genome contains the following window.
ACGGCCAGGCCGACGAAGGCGATCGGACCGGTCGCCGCCCACGCAGTCCGCGGCGGTGAGCGCGGCGACGGCGGCACGCACGAGGACCCGCACCGAGCCGGGTGGGTGCCCCATGATCGCCAAGCTCGGTCTGACCCCCGACCCGGCGATCGCGTCGTTCGCGCCCGCGGCCGGCCGCCACGAGCCCTCATCGGCCTGGAGAACGCCGAGGGTGGCCAGGACCGGCCACGGAGACGCTACGAGGCCGCCGGAAGCAGAGCCGGCTCCCCAGTAGCGCAGCGCCTCGAAGGCTGCCGGGCTGCGCGGGGAGACGGCCTGGCTGCCTGCCATCAGCGATGATCAACCCGCGCCGGCGAGCAGCGACGGGCGCCCGACGGCTCACGACCGCCGGCACCGAGCAGCATCACCGCGGCGGTCGCCACGAGGCCGACGAAGGCCCCGCGGCGACGATCCCCAGACCGGAGGCCCCGGACAGGGTGATCACGCCGACGATGCCGGCCGAGGCCCCGGCCGACAGCCCCAGCATGCCGGGGTCGCCGAGCGGGTTGCGGGTCGCCGTCTGCAGGGCCGACCCGGCCGCTGCGAGCGCCGCGCCGCACAGCAGCCCGACCCCGGTGCGAGGCACCCGGGTCGCCCAGACCGCCTGGACGTGCTCGTCGCCGAGTCCCCGGGCCGCGTCCGCCAGCTCGGGCAGGGACACCGGTCGGCTCCCCAGGGCCAGGCTGGCGCCGACGGCGAGGAGCAGCGCGCCGACGAGGGCGCCGGCCTGCAGCGGCCTCATGTCAGGCGCCGAGCCGGGCGACCTGCGCGTCGATCAGCGGGGTGAGCCGCGGCAGGGCCCACGGGACGGTCAGCGGGTTGATCATCGACATGGCGGTCACCAGCTGTCGGTCCCCGGAGGTGACGACGGTGTCGCGACGCACGGCCGGTATGCCGGCATACAGGGGCTGGGCCAGGACCTGCTTCTTGGAGGCCTCGTCGAGGTACCACGTGAAGATCAGGTCGGAGCCCTTGAGCCGGTCGGCGTTCTCCAGGCCGATGAGGGCGTGGTCGCTGCCGTCCGCGGGCGCGAACGACGCGATCGCCGGGTCGGGGGTCAGACCGAGCTTGGCGATCATGGCGACCCGCTGCTCGGTGGGGAGGTAGACCCCGAGCGTGCCGGGGCCGGTCGTGTAGACGTAGGAGAAGGTCTTGCCGCGGAACTGCGGGTGGGCGGCGACCGCCTCGGCGAACCGCGCCTCGATGGCGCGGATCTGCTGCTCGCCCTCCGCGGGCTTGCCGAGGGCCTTGGCGACCACCCGGATCTCGCCGTCCCAGGTCGTGGCCCAGGGAGCCTTGTCGTAGGCCACGGTCGGAGCGATCTCGGACAGCTCGGCGTACTGCTCCTTGGTCACCCCGGACCAGGGAGCCAGGATCAGGTCCGGCTTGAGCTCGGCGATCTTCTCGACCGCCACCTGCTCGCCCCCGGGGAAGGTCGTGGGCAGGGGCTGCCCTGCCTTGGTCACCGCCTCCCGCACCCACGGCAGGTGCCCGTCCTTGTCGGCGCCCCAGGCGAAGGTCTCGGTGCCCACGGGGACGGTGCCGAGCGCGATGGCGGTCTCTGCGGCGCCCTGGCCGAGGGTGACGACGCGCCGGGGCGCGGCCGGGATGGTGGTGGTGCCCAGGGCGTGCTTGACCTGCACGGGGAAGGCGCCGGAGGAGCCGGTGGCGGTGCGAGCGGCACCGGCCGCGCCGGAGGAGGTGCTCGTCGGGCCCGGGCCCGACGAGCAGGCGGAGGCGAGGGCCACGACGGCCGCGCCGAGCAGCGCCCGGCGCGGCAGGGGGTGGAGAGAGGGTTCATGGTTCCTTCTGAGCGGGATGGGGTGGACATGATGGGTCGAGAAGACGCAGGGATGTGCTCACGGATGCGGGTGGGCGGGACCGCTCACGGATGGACGCGACCGCGACGCCAGTAGCCCATGAAGGCCACCCGCTGCCGGGGCCACCCGCGCTCGCCCAGCAGGTGGGTCCGTAGCTCCCGGACGACCGAGCTCTCCCCCGCCAGCCACGCGTAGTGGCTGCCGGGGCCCGGCTCCGGCTCCTCCCACAGCAGCTCGTCGGGCCCGGGCGGGACCGGCGGGTCGAGCCTGCTGCGGCGGCGGGGACCCGGCTGCGGCGGGGGCGCGGGCTGCCCGGTGTCCCGGACGGCCGTCAGCAGGGCGGTGCCGTGGGGACGACCGTCGCGGGCGACCTCGTGCACGGTCACCCCCGCCGGGGCACGCAGCCCCGGACGGTCCGCCGAGGTGGGCACCTCGACATACACCTGGCCCGTCGTGCTCTCCGGGAGCTCCGCCACGATATTGGCGATCGCGGGCAGCGCCGTCTCGTCGCCCGCGAGGAGGATCTCGGTGGCCGTGCCGGGGCGCCAGGCGATCCCGACGTCGTGGGCGTCCGGGTGGTGCGCCTGAGGCAGGGCGACGGCCAGACGGTCCCCCGGCGCGGCGGTGGCGGCCCAGGACCCGGCCGGGCCGGCCCCGTCGTGCAGCACCATCTCGACGTCGACCTCGCGTCGCTGCGGACGCACCTGACGGACGGTGTAGGTCCGCACGGGCGGCGGGTCGGTCATGGCCCGCCACCCCGCCCACCAGTCGCAGCCGCGGGGCAGGTCCCTCAGGTCGTCACCTGCTCGGCGGGGCAGGACCAGCTTGATCCGGCGGTCCAGGGTGCGCGGCGCGACCCGGTCGAGCAGGGCTCCGGTGACGGTCACGCGTCGCAGGTGCGGCGAGACCTCTCGGACAGCGCTCACCTCGACGTCGTGCAGGCGGTAGGGGGCGATCACGGGGGCGAAGTTAGCACACCCTGAAGTTAGGGGGGCCTAAGCGAGCGGTCGGCGCCTGCAGCACCGCTGGCCGCGACGAGGATCCGCGGACGTGGAACGTGTTCGTGCCCAGGGCATGGTGAGCACTAACCTGTGGTTATGGTTGCCCCGATCGAAGCCCTCACCCCGGCTGTCCAGTCCGCCCTCGTCGCCGCCTTCGGCGAGGACGTCCGTGGGGCCGATCCGGTGCTGCGACCCAGCCAGTTCGCCGACGTCCAGGTCAACGCCGCCATGGCCCTGGCCAAGCGGCTCGGCCAGAAGCCCCGCGATGTCGCCCAGGCGATCGTCGACCACCTCGCCACCGACGGACCGGTCGCCTCGGCCGAGGTCGCCGGACCCGGCTTCGTCAACATCACCTTCGCCGACTCCTGGATCGCCGAGCAGGCCCAGGCCGCGCAGGCCGACCCGCGGCTCGGGGTGGCCACCCAGGAGCGGGAGATCATCCCGATCGACTACTCCGCGCCCAACGTCGCCAAGGAGATGCACGTCGGGCACCTGCGCACGACGATCATCGGCGACTCCCTCGCCCGCACCCTGGAGCACCTCGGCCACCAGGTGATCCGGCAGAACCACGTCGGCGACTGGGGCACGCCCTTCGGGATGCTCGTCGAGCACCTGCTCGAGGTCGGCGAGGACTCCCCCGAGGCCCACGTGGTCGAGACCGACCCCAACGCGTTCTACCAGGCCGCGCGCGTGAAGTTCGACGACAACGAGGACTTCGCGGTCCGCGCCCGGGCCCGCGTGGTCAGGCTGCAGGCCGGCGACCCGGAGACGCTGCGACTGTGGGGCAAGCTCTACGACCTGTCCAAGAGCTACTTCAACCGCGTCTACTCCACCCTCGGCGTGACGCTGACCGACGCCGACCTGGCCGGGGAGTCGGCCTACAACGACGCCCTGCCAGGAATCTGCGCAGACCTGCAGGCCAAGGGGATCGCGACCGAGGACGACGGTGCGCTGGTGGTCTTCCTGCCCGGCTTCACCGGTCGCGAGGACAAGCCGGTGCCGCTGTTCATCCGCAAGTCCGACGGTGGCTACGGCTACGGCACCACCGACGTCGCGACCGTCAAGCACCGGGTCGAGGACCTGCACGCCGACCGCATCCTCTACGTCATCGGGGTCACCCAGTCGCTGCACCTGCAGATGGTCTACGAGACCGCGCGGCGGGCGGGCTACCTGCCGGAGCAGGTCGAGGTCGAGCACGTCAAGATCGGCTCGGTGCTCGGCGAGGACCGCAAGATCCTCAAGACCCGGTCGGGCGCCCCGCTGCGGCTGATGTACCTGCTGGACGAGGCGGTGCAGCACGCGCGGGCCTACATCGACCAGGCCCGGCCCGAGCTGCCCGAGGACGAGCGGGCCCGGATCGCCCGCCAGGTCGGGATCGGTGGTGTGAAGTATGCCGACCTGTCCGTGGCGCACGACTCGGACTACGTCTTCGACCTGGACCGGATGCTCGCCCTCACCGGCAACACCGGCCCCTACCTGCAGTACGCCACCGCCCGGATCCGGTCGATCTTCCGCACGCTGATGACCGACCCCGCCGAGCAGGACGCGCCGATCCGGCTCACCGAGCCCGCCGAGCGCGAGCTCGCGCTCAAGCTGCTCGACTTCGGCGGGGTCGTGGCCCAGGTGGGCGCGGTCTACGAGCCGCACCGGCTGTGCACCTACCTGTTCGAGCTGGCCCAGACCTTCTCGTCGTTCTACGAGCAGTGCCCGGTGCTCAAGGCCGACCAGGAGGAGACGAAGCAGTCGCGGCTCACCCTGTGCGCACTGACGCTACGCACCCTCGTGCAGGGCCTGGACCTGCTCGGGGTGGAGACGCCCGAGCGCATGTGAGGCGTATGTCGATCCGCGGCGGGCGACCCCTCTCGCGGGGTCGCCCGCCGCGCTGCTGCCGGCCTCGGACAGGGCTTGTGACAACTCGCACAAGCCCGCCGAGGTAAGCGTAGCCTCAGTGGCATGGCTCACACTCGTCCGCACGTGGTGATCATCGGGTCCGGCTTCGGAGGGCTCTTCGCGGCCCAGGCTCTCGAGGATGTCGACGTCGACGTCACCCTCATCGGCAAGACCGTCTACCACCTCTTCCAGCCGCTGCTCTACCAGGTCGCGACCGGCATCCTCAGCCCCGGCGAGATCGCCCCCAGCACCCGCGAGGTGCTGCGCGGCCAGGACAACGTGACCGTCCTGATGAGCGAGGTCACCGCGATCGACGTGGCCGCCCGCACCGTCACCGCGGAGGCGTTGGGACACACCACGACCCACCGCTACGACTACCTCCTCGTCGCCGCAGGCGCCGGCCAGTCGTACTTCGGCAACGACCACTTCGCGACCTACGCCCCGGGGATGAAGACCATCGACGACGCCCTGGAGCTGCGCGCCCGGATCTTCGGCTCCTTCGAGGTCGCCGAGCTCACCGACGACCCGGCCGAGCGCGAGCGCCTGCAGACCTTCGTGGTCATCGGGGCCGGTCCCACCGGCGTCGAGATGGCCGGTCAGATCAGGGATCTCGCCGTCCACACGCTCAAGGACGACTTCCGGCGGATCGACCCGGCGCAGGCCCGGGTCATCCTGCTCGACGGGGCGTCGGCGGTGCTCGGGTCCTTCGGCGAGCGCCTGTCCGGCAAGGCCCGGCGCGAGCTGGAGCGGATCGGCGTGGACGTCGTCCTCGACGCGCTCGTCACCGACGTCGACGAGGACTCGGTGACGGTCAGGCACCGGGACGGGTCGACGCAGCGGATCGAGGCCGGGTGCAAGGTATGGGCGGCCGGCGTGCAGGCCAGCCCGCTCGGGCGCCAGCTGGGCGAGCAGACCGGGGCGGAGGTCGACCGCGCGGGGCGGGTGCACGTCGCCCCGGACCTGACGCTGCCCGACCACCCCGAGATCTTCGTGGTGGGCGACATGATGGCGCTGGACGAGCTCCCGGGGGTGGCCCAGGTGGCGATCCAGGGCGGACGGCACGCGGCGCAG
Protein-coding sequences here:
- a CDS encoding iron chelate uptake ABC transporter family permease subunit produces the protein MRPLQAGALVGALLLAVGASLALGSRPVSLPELADAARGLGDEHVQAVWATRVPRTGVGLLCGAALAAAGSALQTATRNPLGDPGMLGLSAGASAGIVGVITLSGASGLGIVAAGPSSASWRPPR
- a CDS encoding siderophore-interacting protein: MIAPYRLHDVEVSAVREVSPHLRRVTVTGALLDRVAPRTLDRRIKLVLPRRAGDDLRDLPRGCDWWAGWRAMTDPPPVRTYTVRQVRPQRREVDVEMVLHDGAGPAGSWAATAAPGDRLAVALPQAHHPDAHDVGIAWRPGTATEILLAGDETALPAIANIVAELPESTTGQVYVEVPTSADRPGLRAPAGVTVHEVARDGRPHGTALLTAVRDTGQPAPPPQPGPRRRSRLDPPVPPGPDELLWEEPEPGPGSHYAWLAGESSVVRELRTHLLGERGWPRQRVAFMGYWRRGRVHP
- the argS gene encoding arginine--tRNA ligase, giving the protein MVAPIEALTPAVQSALVAAFGEDVRGADPVLRPSQFADVQVNAAMALAKRLGQKPRDVAQAIVDHLATDGPVASAEVAGPGFVNITFADSWIAEQAQAAQADPRLGVATQEREIIPIDYSAPNVAKEMHVGHLRTTIIGDSLARTLEHLGHQVIRQNHVGDWGTPFGMLVEHLLEVGEDSPEAHVVETDPNAFYQAARVKFDDNEDFAVRARARVVRLQAGDPETLRLWGKLYDLSKSYFNRVYSTLGVTLTDADLAGESAYNDALPGICADLQAKGIATEDDGALVVFLPGFTGREDKPVPLFIRKSDGGYGYGTTDVATVKHRVEDLHADRILYVIGVTQSLHLQMVYETARRAGYLPEQVEVEHVKIGSVLGEDRKILKTRSGAPLRLMYLLDEAVQHARAYIDQARPELPEDERARIARQVGIGGVKYADLSVAHDSDYVFDLDRMLALTGNTGPYLQYATARIRSIFRTLMTDPAEQDAPIRLTEPAERELALKLLDFGGVVAQVGAVYEPHRLCTYLFELAQTFSSFYEQCPVLKADQEETKQSRLTLCALTLRTLVQGLDLLGVETPERM
- a CDS encoding NAD(P)/FAD-dependent oxidoreductase yields the protein MAHTRPHVVIIGSGFGGLFAAQALEDVDVDVTLIGKTVYHLFQPLLYQVATGILSPGEIAPSTREVLRGQDNVTVLMSEVTAIDVAARTVTAEALGHTTTHRYDYLLVAAGAGQSYFGNDHFATYAPGMKTIDDALELRARIFGSFEVAELTDDPAERERLQTFVVIGAGPTGVEMAGQIRDLAVHTLKDDFRRIDPAQARVILLDGASAVLGSFGERLSGKARRELERIGVDVVLDALVTDVDEDSVTVRHRDGSTQRIEAGCKVWAAGVQASPLGRQLGEQTGAEVDRAGRVHVAPDLTLPDHPEIFVVGDMMALDELPGVAQVAIQGGRHAAQVIASEVRGERDRSPFRYQDRGSMAVISKFGAIASIGPLKLTGLPAWLAWLVVHLINIVGFKHRVTTLLHWAIAFLSTGRAERTTTRQQLVGRLAVTQLGSDFRPTIGGVAREQEPRKDSGTPRC
- a CDS encoding iron-siderophore ABC transporter substrate-binding protein; this encodes MALASACSSGPGPTSTSSGAAGAARTATGSSGAFPVQVKHALGTTTIPAAPRRVVTLGQGAAETAIALGTVPVGTETFAWGADKDGHLPWVREAVTKAGQPLPTTFPGGEQVAVEKIAELKPDLILAPWSGVTKEQYAELSEIAPTVAYDKAPWATTWDGEIRVVAKALGKPAEGEQQIRAIEARFAEAVAAHPQFRGKTFSYVYTTGPGTLGVYLPTEQRVAMIAKLGLTPDPAIASFAPADGSDHALIGLENADRLKGSDLIFTWYLDEASKKQVLAQPLYAGIPAVRRDTVVTSGDRQLVTAMSMINPLTVPWALPRLTPLIDAQVARLGA